One Sulfolobus sp. S-194 DNA segment encodes these proteins:
- a CDS encoding fibronectin type III domain-containing protein, translated as MKRHTLLALVLVILIFPTLSSAYIEFTTSINQAIPDSLVYATSAYYDGKIFLIGGENLYSTPVSSVYIYENGSWYLGPSLPFTLSSAGATVCNNTLYVVGGANSTSIFGGILKFIGNGWKVITNSMPIPVYGAIVFSYDYKIYVIGGMNYSGNSLVPPVNYIQVYNLKTNSWEIIGNAPLRLAYSAYYFNGSALFVVGGFTQSATLTSSVFVYYPENNTWISFPSLPGVEAGGVLGYYNGYLYLVGGLYYINGAYQLGEILYYYNGTWRNTNIQEQIPTQFSTSVQIGNRLIILGGFGPGNIPSNAMQTVSIYLPPPKPQIASVASGNETITLKWYDTNTSGYYITYWSNFSQKVTINVGNVTSYTIKHLKDGVTYYIQIIPYNSLGNGAPSDIVSATPSSVPNPPVIKVKIGNLNATLTWYDTFDGGYPIEGYYLYINGKGVNVGNITSYVLTNLTAGKLYTIELIAYNKIGNSSITEVSFIAASKANLTVTVYKKINGFLVSWNSTSKAKYILTVSKENIVLLNVSTTNTSYFVKVPFGVYNISLEAINTAGITEYTFTLIYYIQPASPTVNWSITLNTISLNWSKVIGAEYYLIYNNGKLVTNTTNTTFTFNLTIGQNEIEVYAANAYYKSAPYIIHDLHNYIVVINSTVISISVPQIKIVNGENTDAPLRTSNIDLKSAIIVIAVFVIALLMILVILRERGDNYW; from the coding sequence ATGAAACGGCATACCCTTTTGGCTTTGGTTTTAGTAATATTGATTTTCCCTACACTAAGTTCGGCTTACATAGAATTTACCACTTCTATAAATCAAGCAATTCCAGACTCTCTGGTTTATGCTACATCAGCTTATTACGATGGTAAAATTTTCCTTATTGGCGGAGAAAATTTATATAGTACTCCTGTTAGTTCCGTATACATTTATGAGAATGGAAGTTGGTATTTAGGTCCTAGTCTTCCTTTCACTTTATCTTCAGCTGGTGCAACTGTATGTAATAATACTCTTTATGTAGTAGGTGGGGCTAATTCAACTTCCATATTTGGTGGTATTCTTAAGTTTATTGGAAACGGGTGGAAAGTAATAACTAATTCCATGCCAATTCCAGTTTATGGTGCAATTGTATTCTCCTATGACTATAAGATTTACGTTATAGGTGGTATGAATTACTCTGGTAATTCTTTAGTTCCCCCAGTAAATTATATTCAAGTATATAATTTAAAGACAAATTCTTGGGAAATTATTGGTAATGCTCCTTTAAGATTAGCATATTCTGCGTACTATTTTAACGGTTCAGCCTTATTTGTAGTTGGTGGATTTACTCAGTCTGCGACTCTAACTTCCTCAGTTTTTGTTTATTACCCAGAAAATAATACATGGATTTCATTTCCTTCATTACCGGGTGTTGAAGCAGGTGGAGTCTTGGGATATTATAATGGGTATTTGTACCTTGTTGGAGGGTTATACTATATTAATGGAGCATACCAGCTAGGAGAGATATTATATTATTATAATGGCACATGGCGAAATACGAATATTCAGGAGCAAATACCTACGCAATTTAGTACCAGCGTACAGATAGGGAATAGGTTAATTATCCTAGGTGGTTTTGGACCAGGTAACATTCCTTCCAATGCAATGCAAACAGTTTCAATTTATCTTCCTCCGCCTAAACCCCAAATAGCGTCAGTAGCAAGTGGTAACGAAACTATTACATTAAAATGGTATGATACAAACACCTCTGGATATTATATAACTTACTGGTCAAACTTTTCTCAAAAAGTAACTATAAATGTAGGAAATGTAACTTCATATACTATTAAGCATTTAAAGGATGGTGTAACGTATTATATTCAAATAATTCCATATAATTCTCTTGGAAATGGTGCACCTTCAGATATTGTTTCTGCAACTCCATCTTCAGTTCCTAATCCGCCAGTTATTAAAGTAAAAATCGGCAACCTTAATGCGACTCTAACTTGGTATGATACATTTGATGGAGGATATCCTATTGAGGGTTATTATCTTTATATAAATGGCAAAGGAGTAAACGTGGGTAATATTACATCATATGTGCTTACCAATTTAACGGCTGGAAAGCTTTATACTATAGAGCTTATTGCGTATAATAAAATTGGGAATAGTAGTATTACCGAAGTTTCTTTTATAGCCGCATCAAAAGCTAATCTTACAGTAACAGTATATAAAAAGATAAATGGTTTTCTAGTAAGTTGGAACTCTACTTCTAAGGCTAAATATATATTAACAGTAAGTAAAGAAAATATTGTTTTACTTAATGTAAGTACCACAAATACTTCGTATTTCGTTAAAGTTCCATTTGGTGTTTATAATATATCTTTAGAGGCCATTAACACAGCCGGAATAACAGAATATACTTTCACTTTGATTTATTATATTCAGCCGGCCTCGCCAACTGTTAACTGGTCTATTACGTTAAATACAATATCACTAAATTGGAGCAAAGTTATTGGTGCCGAATACTATTTAATTTATAATAACGGTAAGCTAGTAACTAATACTACTAACACTACTTTTACATTTAATCTTACAATTGGGCAGAACGAAATAGAAGTTTATGCGGCTAATGCTTACTATAAGTCTGCTCCTTACATTATTCATGACTTACATAATTACATAGTTGTAATTAATTCTACTGTTATTTCAATTTCTGTTCCTCAAATAAAAATAGTAAATGGTGAAAATACAGATGCTCCTTTACGGACGTCTAACATAGATTTAAAATCTGCCATAATTGTTATAGCTGTATTTGTTATAGCATTGTTAATGATTTTGGTAATATTAAGAGAAAGGGGTGATAATTATTGGTAA
- a CDS encoding SDR family oxidoreductase, with product MKVAIVTGASKGIGKATVLKLKNEGYTVVSVSRSKPEVGDIIYEADVTDKENDFRIVKDVYEKFGRIDVLVNNAGFGIYGSFLETPLDEEEYMIKTLFIAPLYFIKSVYPIMVRQREGSIINIVSEAAYIATPKLIVYSAAKAGLAQFTNALWAEARKYNVKVSGIYPGPVKTNFTSHPSFKNSEDAFSKYAVTPDKVANAVVKAIKTGKREIYVPSKLKIEPYFLKFARLFESLTYWIVSKYFS from the coding sequence GTGAAAGTTGCTATTGTAACTGGTGCTTCCAAAGGTATTGGTAAGGCTACAGTTCTTAAGCTGAAAAATGAGGGATATACTGTGGTTTCTGTATCTAGGAGTAAACCAGAAGTTGGTGATATTATATATGAGGCTGATGTTACAGATAAGGAAAATGATTTTAGAATTGTGAAGGATGTATATGAGAAGTTTGGCAGAATAGATGTATTAGTTAATAATGCAGGTTTTGGTATCTATGGTTCTTTTCTTGAAACACCTTTAGATGAAGAAGAGTATATGATAAAGACACTTTTTATCGCACCACTATATTTTATTAAGTCTGTATATCCTATTATGGTAAGGCAGAGGGAAGGTAGTATAATTAATATTGTCTCTGAAGCGGCATATATTGCTACGCCTAAGCTTATTGTTTATTCAGCTGCTAAAGCTGGATTAGCCCAATTTACTAATGCTCTTTGGGCAGAAGCTAGAAAATATAACGTTAAAGTTAGTGGCATTTACCCGGGACCAGTTAAAACTAATTTTACGTCTCATCCTTCATTTAAGAATTCGGAAGACGCTTTTAGCAAATATGCAGTAACTCCAGATAAGGTTGCTAATGCAGTTGTAAAAGCTATAAAGACTGGAAAGAGAGAGATTTATGTTCCTTCTAAATTAAAGATTGAACCATACTTTCTAAAGTTTGCTAGGCTTTTCGAGAGTTTAACCTATTGGATAGTCTCAAAGTATTTTAGCTAA
- a CDS encoding TatD family hydrolase, whose product MYYDAHCHYSYLKKKYENFIIAAVSMDYSTSIETLSLKSTDILAGIGIHPWKVHEENLNKVLGLTKKADFIGEVGLDYRYAKADKSVQLKYFEAFAEEASNQKKLINVHALDAWEDAFNILQKHNVKRAIFHWYTGPENLLKEIEGSGYFITVNPSVTFQKKHQNIVIKASLDIILTESDGGYEYKGRLLEPVHITEAIKEISKLKGISEEEVNKVVERNFRKAFE is encoded by the coding sequence ATGTATTATGATGCTCATTGTCATTATTCTTATTTAAAGAAAAAATATGAAAACTTCATAATAGCAGCTGTTTCAATGGATTATTCTACTTCTATAGAGACTCTTTCTTTAAAATCTACAGATATTTTAGCTGGTATTGGAATACACCCATGGAAGGTTCATGAAGAGAATTTAAATAAGGTTTTAGGGTTGACAAAAAAGGCTGATTTTATTGGGGAAGTAGGATTAGATTATAGATATGCTAAGGCTGATAAATCCGTTCAATTAAAATATTTTGAGGCTTTTGCTGAAGAGGCTTCGAACCAGAAAAAGCTTATTAACGTCCACGCTCTCGATGCATGGGAGGATGCTTTCAATATCCTACAGAAGCATAATGTTAAAAGAGCGATCTTCCACTGGTATACTGGACCAGAAAATTTATTAAAAGAAATAGAAGGATCTGGTTATTTTATAACTGTAAATCCTTCAGTAACTTTTCAGAAAAAACATCAGAATATAGTTATTAAGGCTTCTTTGGATATAATATTAACAGAAAGTGATGGTGGCTACGAGTATAAAGGCAGATTATTAGAACCAGTACATATAACTGAAGCAATTAAAGAAATTTCTAAACTTAAAGGGATTTCAGAAGAGGAAGTTAATAAGGTTGTAGAAAGAAACTTTAGAAAAGCATTTGAGTAA
- a CDS encoding MFS transporter, giving the protein MEKWVHATIASTFAWAGNIYDLLIITYVYEELYKCFGASTVIGTLLFSLGLIFRVIGGYVFGKFADIYGRKLVLNIGTAGYSLSQVLLALSPNVFMLLLARSFQGLFMGAQWTAGTVIAYENAPVSMRGIINGIVQAGYGLGYALTGLVYIFFSTNWRIFLLTGAIPIFLVPYILAKVSDVKTFKKENMKTQVNVSDYLSVIIRSTIVISGMFFSYYSIFSVYPEFLESIQISKDYVGFLMFLSNVLLAISFIVFGRASDKFSKRKLIMYGVIGEIVGLPFMLAVVEKSNLITFGLLLYTVTTGFWPLAPLLIVESVPIEIRGMLTGLTYNLGSIIGGIGSIIMGALVNSFGIASAGKWGLIMGYASLAIVFLTLATWKSSTVASRVQKSNI; this is encoded by the coding sequence ATGGAAAAATGGGTCCACGCAACAATTGCTTCTACATTTGCATGGGCTGGTAATATTTATGATCTTCTAATTATTACTTATGTTTATGAAGAATTGTATAAGTGTTTTGGTGCATCAACAGTTATTGGTACGTTACTTTTTTCCTTAGGCTTAATTTTTAGAGTAATCGGTGGTTATGTATTCGGCAAGTTTGCAGATATCTATGGAAGGAAATTGGTTTTAAATATAGGTACTGCAGGATACTCTTTATCTCAAGTTTTATTAGCATTATCCCCTAACGTTTTTATGCTTTTATTGGCTAGAAGTTTTCAAGGACTCTTTATGGGTGCACAGTGGACTGCTGGTACTGTTATTGCTTATGAAAATGCACCAGTCTCAATGAGGGGAATAATAAATGGAATAGTTCAAGCCGGTTATGGGCTAGGCTATGCCTTAACTGGACTTGTTTACATTTTCTTTTCTACAAATTGGAGGATATTTCTTTTAACTGGTGCGATACCGATTTTTCTAGTTCCTTATATTTTGGCTAAGGTTAGTGATGTAAAAACATTTAAGAAAGAAAATATGAAGACCCAAGTTAATGTGTCCGACTACTTATCAGTTATAATAAGGAGTACTATTGTTATTTCTGGAATGTTTTTCTCATATTATTCAATTTTCTCAGTATACCCAGAATTTCTTGAAAGTATTCAAATAAGCAAAGATTACGTAGGCTTTTTAATGTTCTTATCTAACGTTTTGTTAGCAATCTCCTTTATAGTATTTGGTAGGGCTTCAGACAAATTTAGTAAGAGGAAGTTAATAATGTATGGTGTTATTGGTGAGATAGTAGGTTTGCCGTTTATGTTGGCTGTGGTTGAGAAGTCCAATTTGATTACGTTCGGTTTACTTTTATATACTGTTACTACTGGTTTTTGGCCATTAGCGCCATTACTAATTGTTGAATCTGTCCCTATAGAGATCAGAGGTATGTTAACTGGTTTAACATATAACTTAGGGAGTATAATAGGTGGTATAGGTAGTATTATTATGGGTGCATTAGTTAATTCTTTTGGTATAGCTTCAGCTGGCAAATGGGGATTAATAATGGGTTATGCTTCTTTAGCTATTGTTTTCTTAACCCTGGCAACATGGAAAAGCAGTACCGTCGCGTCACGTGTTCAGAAAAGTAATATCTAG
- a CDS encoding malto-oligosyltrehalose synthase, producing MLLSTYRLQPMKFYEIRNNLDYFIELGITHLYLSPVLKARPGSTHGYDVADYNVINDELGGEDEYRKLIDEAKSKGLGIIQDIVPNHMAVHHTNWRLMDVLKKGKNSKYYNYFDFYEEEEKIRIPILGDKNFKITYINNEPYLDYHGNLFPINEEGRKYLNDLNKLLNTQYYELVNWKEYPSYRRFFAVNELIAVRQELDWVFEDSHLKILSFNVDGYRIDHIDGLFKPEEYLRRLRNKIGNRYIFVEKILSIDEKLRWDFINGTTGYDFLNYSNLLFAVNEDKMTEIYRSILDIDLDKLIIETKKKIVDTLFKHDIERISKILGVDYEEVKEFLSCLKVYRTYITENDFQDEEIIRNCSKKVYESMKKNVTAFMKLQQYMPAVFAKAYEDTVLFIYNRLISLNEVGSNLHYYSIPCDKFHEFNIRRVGTLSFNATSTHDTKFSEDVRMRISSISEIPDEWAKKVNEWHNILSPNIDKNDEYRLYQTIVGSFEGFNDEYKERLKTHMIKALREAKVHSDWVNVNSEYEKKITALIDKMFNDEKFKESFLGFERKIDEMGKVKSLSLVALKVTSPGVADFYQGLENFRYLLTDPDNRRPVVFSELPKKYEEKLFNNGKIKAYVTKVLLNLRKNMGDFFIKSEYKPLKLQRGLCGFMRGDSVLVILKTLNRDYEVEIKDEYIDVITGETVRSKVKVERLPLILIK from the coding sequence ATGTTACTTTCAACATATAGGCTTCAACCAATGAAGTTTTACGAAATTAGAAATAATCTGGATTATTTTATTGAACTCGGAATTACTCATCTTTATTTATCACCAGTCTTGAAGGCTAGACCTGGAAGCACTCACGGATATGATGTTGCAGATTATAATGTTATCAATGATGAACTTGGTGGAGAAGATGAGTATAGGAAACTGATTGATGAGGCTAAAAGTAAGGGTTTAGGAATTATACAAGATATTGTACCAAATCATATGGCTGTTCATCATACTAATTGGAGATTAATGGATGTGTTAAAGAAAGGAAAGAATAGTAAATACTATAACTATTTTGATTTCTATGAGGAAGAGGAAAAGATAAGGATTCCTATTTTGGGAGATAAAAATTTTAAGATAACATATATTAATAATGAGCCTTACTTAGATTATCACGGAAATCTTTTCCCTATAAACGAAGAAGGGAGGAAGTATCTTAATGATCTCAATAAACTGCTGAATACTCAATATTATGAACTAGTTAATTGGAAGGAATACCCAAGTTATAGAAGATTTTTCGCTGTAAACGAGTTAATTGCTGTTAGGCAAGAACTTGATTGGGTTTTTGAAGACTCTCATCTAAAAATTCTCTCTTTTAATGTAGACGGATATAGGATTGATCATATAGATGGCCTGTTTAAACCAGAGGAATATTTAAGAAGATTAAGGAATAAAATAGGAAATAGATATATTTTTGTTGAAAAAATTTTATCTATAGATGAGAAGTTAAGATGGGATTTTATTAATGGAACTACTGGTTATGATTTTCTAAATTATTCGAATCTTCTTTTCGCAGTTAATGAAGACAAAATGACGGAGATATATAGGAGTATATTAGATATAGATCTTGATAAACTTATCATTGAAACTAAAAAGAAGATAGTTGATACGCTGTTCAAACACGATATTGAAAGAATTTCTAAGATATTAGGCGTAGATTATGAGGAGGTCAAAGAGTTTCTTTCATGTTTGAAAGTCTATAGGACTTATATAACCGAAAATGATTTTCAAGATGAGGAAATAATAAGAAATTGTAGTAAAAAAGTTTATGAAAGTATGAAGAAAAATGTTACTGCTTTTATGAAATTACAACAATATATGCCTGCGGTTTTCGCTAAAGCCTATGAGGATACGGTTCTCTTTATATATAATAGACTAATTTCTTTAAACGAGGTTGGTAGTAATTTACATTATTATTCAATTCCTTGTGATAAGTTTCATGAATTTAATATAAGAAGGGTTGGTACTTTATCGTTTAATGCTACTTCAACTCATGATACAAAGTTTAGTGAAGATGTTAGGATGAGGATTAGTTCTATATCAGAGATACCTGATGAGTGGGCTAAAAAGGTCAATGAATGGCATAATATTCTAAGTCCTAATATTGATAAAAACGATGAATATAGGCTTTATCAAACTATTGTAGGTAGTTTTGAAGGGTTTAATGATGAGTATAAGGAAAGGTTAAAGACTCATATGATTAAAGCTTTAAGGGAGGCTAAAGTTCATAGTGATTGGGTAAATGTAAATTCTGAGTACGAAAAGAAAATAACTGCTCTAATTGATAAAATGTTTAATGATGAAAAATTTAAGGAAAGTTTCCTTGGATTTGAAAGGAAAATTGATGAGATGGGTAAAGTCAAATCCCTTTCTCTTGTTGCTCTAAAAGTAACTTCTCCAGGTGTTGCTGATTTTTATCAAGGTTTAGAGAACTTCAGATACTTATTAACCGATCCAGATAATAGAAGACCAGTAGTTTTCTCTGAACTTCCAAAGAAGTATGAAGAGAAGTTGTTTAATAATGGTAAGATAAAGGCCTATGTTACTAAAGTTCTTCTAAATTTAAGGAAAAATATGGGAGATTTCTTTATAAAGAGTGAATACAAGCCTTTAAAGTTACAGAGAGGACTTTGCGGTTTTATGCGGGGAGATTCGGTTTTAGTTATTCTTAAGACTCTGAATAGAGATTATGAAGTTGAGATAAAGGATGAGTATATCGATGTAATTACTGGCGAGACTGTAAGAAGTAAAGTAAAAGTTGAGAGGCTACCTTTAATTCTTATCAAATAA
- the glgX gene encoding glycogen debranching protein GlgX: MVFTHKDRPLRPGEPYPLGANWVEEEDGVNFSIFSENATKIELLIYSPTNQKYPKEVIKVKQRSGDIWHVFVPGLGPGTLYAYRIYGPYKPDQGLRFNPNKVLIDPYAKAINGTLNWNDAVFGYKIGDPNQDLSFDDRPDDEFVPKGVVINPYFEWDDNHFFMRKKIPLKDTIIYEVHVKGFTKLRQDLPENIRGTYRGFASKQMIEYLKDLGVTTIELMPVQQFVDDRFLIEKGLRNYWGYNPINYFSPECRYSSSGCMSEQVNEFKEMVNELHNAGFEVIIDVVYNHTAEGNHLGPTISFRGIDNLAYYMLVPDNKRYYLDFTGTGNTLNLSHPRVLQMVLDSLRYWVLEMHVDGFRFDLAAALARQLYSVNMLSTFFVAIQQDPVLSQVKLIAEPWDVGPGGYQVGNFPYLWAEWNGKYRDTIRRFWRGEAIPYEELANRLMGSPDLYAGNNKTPFASINYVTSHDGFTLEDLVSYNQKHNEANGFNNQDGMNENYSWNCGVEGETNDANVIQCREKQKRNFIITLFVSQGVPMILGGDELSRTQRGNNNAFCQDNEITWFNWNLDERKQRFQDFVRSMIYFYKAHPIYRRERYFQGKKLHGMPLKDVTFLKPDGSEADEQTWKSPTNFIAYILEGSVIDEVNERGERIADDSFLIILNGSPNNIKFKFPQGKWSLVVSSHLRELRDDEKVVDGGKELEIEGRTAMVYRRIEY; encoded by the coding sequence ATGGTTTTTACACATAAGGATAGACCATTAAGACCAGGTGAACCTTATCCTCTTGGGGCTAATTGGGTCGAAGAAGAAGATGGTGTGAACTTCTCTATCTTTTCAGAAAATGCAACTAAGATTGAACTTTTAATTTATTCCCCCACGAATCAAAAGTATCCTAAAGAGGTTATCAAGGTAAAGCAGAGATCTGGTGATATATGGCATGTTTTTGTTCCTGGTTTAGGACCTGGGACACTTTACGCATATAGAATTTATGGCCCTTATAAGCCAGATCAAGGTCTAAGATTTAATCCTAACAAAGTTCTAATTGATCCATACGCTAAGGCTATAAATGGGACATTAAACTGGAATGATGCTGTTTTTGGCTATAAAATAGGTGATCCCAACCAAGATTTGTCCTTTGATGATAGACCCGATGACGAATTTGTTCCTAAGGGTGTAGTAATCAATCCCTATTTTGAATGGGATGATAATCACTTTTTTATGAGAAAGAAGATACCGTTGAAGGATACTATTATATATGAAGTTCACGTTAAAGGTTTTACTAAGTTAAGACAAGATTTACCAGAAAATATTAGGGGTACTTATAGGGGATTTGCATCTAAACAGATGATCGAGTATTTGAAAGATTTAGGGGTAACTACAATTGAGTTAATGCCAGTTCAACAGTTTGTTGATGATAGGTTTTTAATTGAAAAGGGATTACGGAACTACTGGGGATATAATCCTATAAATTACTTCTCACCAGAGTGTAGATATTCATCTTCTGGATGCATGAGTGAGCAAGTTAATGAATTTAAGGAGATGGTTAATGAGCTACATAACGCTGGTTTTGAGGTAATTATTGATGTTGTTTATAATCATACTGCAGAGGGAAATCATCTAGGTCCTACTATCTCATTTAGGGGTATAGATAATTTAGCTTATTACATGTTGGTTCCAGATAATAAGAGATACTACTTAGACTTTACTGGAACTGGGAACACTCTAAATTTGAGTCATCCTAGAGTTCTTCAAATGGTTCTAGATAGTCTCAGATATTGGGTTTTGGAGATGCATGTTGATGGTTTTAGGTTTGATTTAGCTGCTGCTCTAGCTAGGCAATTATACAGCGTAAATATGCTTTCAACTTTCTTTGTTGCTATTCAACAAGACCCAGTTCTTTCTCAAGTTAAGTTAATAGCAGAACCTTGGGATGTAGGCCCAGGCGGATATCAGGTTGGCAATTTTCCATATTTGTGGGCTGAATGGAACGGCAAATATAGAGATACTATACGGAGATTTTGGAGGGGCGAGGCTATCCCTTATGAGGAATTGGCTAATAGACTTATGGGTTCACCAGATTTATATGCTGGAAATAATAAGACTCCTTTCGCAAGTATAAATTACGTAACTTCTCATGATGGTTTCACATTAGAGGATTTAGTCAGTTATAATCAAAAACACAATGAAGCGAATGGATTTAACAATCAAGATGGAATGAACGAGAACTATAGTTGGAATTGTGGGGTTGAGGGAGAGACTAATGACGCTAATGTTATTCAATGCAGAGAGAAGCAAAAAAGGAATTTTATCATAACGCTTTTTGTAAGCCAAGGTGTTCCAATGATTTTAGGTGGTGATGAGCTAAGCAGGACACAAAGAGGAAATAATAACGCGTTTTGTCAAGACAACGAGATAACTTGGTTCAATTGGAATCTTGATGAAAGGAAGCAGAGATTTCAAGATTTCGTTAGGAGCATGATTTATTTTTATAAAGCTCATCCAATATATAGAAGAGAAAGATACTTTCAAGGTAAGAAATTACACGGTATGCCATTAAAAGATGTTACTTTTTTAAAACCAGATGGAAGTGAAGCTGATGAACAAACTTGGAAATCGCCAACCAATTTTATTGCATATATTCTAGAGGGTAGTGTTATTGATGAAGTAAATGAGAGAGGTGAAAGAATAGCTGACGATTCTTTCTTAATCATTCTTAATGGTTCGCCAAATAATATTAAGTTCAAATTCCCGCAAGGTAAATGGAGTTTAGTTGTTTCTTCCCACTTAAGAGAACTTAGAGATGATGAGAAGGTTGTTGATGGTGGTAAGGAATTAGAAATTGAGGGAAGGACCGCAATGGTATATAGGAGGATTGAATATTAG
- the treZ gene encoding malto-oligosyltrehalose trehalohydrolase — MFGPNFLIENEVEFILWAPYQKKVTLRLNEEKYEMEKDDKGYFRITVNAKEGDKYSFIIDKGEIPDPASRYQPDGVHGRSQLVSLKYEWKSKEVKINPDDLIIYELHMGTFTQEGTFYSAIEKLDYLVNLGVTAVEVMPIHQFPGKNDWGYDGVYLYAVQNTYGGPYAFMKFIDEAHQRGLAVILDVVYNHVGPEGNYMVFLGPYFSQKYKTPWGLTFNFDDAYSDEVRKFILDNVRYWFEVFHIDGLRLDAVHAIYDFSPKHILQDIAELSHSLGKFVIAESDLNDPKIIDNKCGYKINAQWVDDFHHSIHAYLTGERNSYYSDFGTLDDIVKAFKDVFVYDGKYSNFRKKTHGAPVGNLNACKFIVYIQNHDQVGNRGNGDRLSTLVDRQSYVIASTLYLLSPFIPMIFMGEEYHEKNPFLFFSDFSDPNLIKGVREGRLRDNGQVIDPQSDEAFLNSKLSWNIDKEILEYYRTLIKIRKEFGNRCSRKIEVDKGNNWLIIGLEKIFLLVAFSDAGLTSKYSGELLFSTSDFPINIVSGKEIKVRKGVGVYKYNI; from the coding sequence ATGTTCGGACCTAACTTTCTAATTGAGAATGAGGTTGAGTTTATTTTATGGGCTCCTTATCAGAAGAAAGTAACTTTAAGACTTAATGAGGAGAAATATGAAATGGAGAAGGATGATAAGGGTTACTTCAGAATTACAGTGAATGCTAAGGAGGGGGATAAGTACTCTTTTATAATTGATAAAGGTGAAATTCCAGATCCAGCAAGTAGATATCAGCCAGATGGTGTTCATGGCAGATCCCAATTAGTTTCCCTTAAATATGAATGGAAGAGTAAGGAAGTTAAGATAAACCCAGATGATTTAATAATCTATGAGCTTCATATGGGTACCTTTACTCAAGAAGGTACTTTTTATTCGGCAATTGAGAAACTTGATTATTTGGTTAACTTAGGTGTTACTGCTGTTGAAGTTATGCCAATTCATCAATTCCCTGGTAAAAATGACTGGGGTTATGATGGTGTTTACCTTTATGCTGTTCAGAATACTTATGGAGGTCCTTATGCTTTTATGAAATTTATTGATGAGGCTCATCAAAGAGGTTTAGCAGTAATTCTAGATGTTGTTTACAACCATGTTGGTCCGGAAGGTAATTATATGGTGTTTTTAGGTCCTTATTTTTCACAAAAGTATAAAACACCATGGGGTTTGACTTTTAACTTTGACGATGCATATAGTGACGAGGTAAGAAAGTTCATTTTAGATAATGTTAGATATTGGTTCGAGGTTTTTCATATTGATGGTTTGCGTTTAGATGCCGTTCATGCCATTTATGATTTTTCCCCAAAACATATTCTTCAAGATATTGCTGAACTTTCCCACTCTTTAGGTAAGTTTGTTATTGCTGAAAGTGATTTGAATGATCCTAAGATTATTGATAATAAGTGTGGTTATAAGATAAATGCACAATGGGTTGATGATTTTCACCATTCGATTCACGCATATTTGACTGGGGAGAGAAACAGTTATTATTCTGATTTTGGGACGTTAGATGACATAGTTAAGGCTTTTAAAGATGTGTTTGTATATGATGGTAAGTATTCTAACTTTAGGAAGAAGACTCATGGTGCTCCAGTTGGCAATCTAAATGCGTGTAAGTTTATTGTTTATATTCAAAACCACGATCAAGTAGGTAATAGGGGTAATGGCGATAGGCTTTCTACTCTAGTTGATAGGCAAAGCTATGTGATTGCTTCAACTCTATATCTCCTATCTCCTTTCATACCAATGATTTTTATGGGCGAGGAATATCACGAGAAAAACCCGTTTCTTTTCTTCTCTGATTTTTCAGATCCTAATTTAATTAAGGGCGTTAGAGAAGGTAGATTAAGGGATAATGGGCAGGTTATAGATCCTCAGTCTGATGAGGCCTTTTTGAATAGTAAGCTAAGTTGGAATATTGATAAAGAGATTCTTGAATATTATAGAACTCTTATCAAAATTAGAAAGGAGTTTGGGAATAGATGTTCTAGGAAGATTGAAGTAGATAAGGGTAATAATTGGTTAATAATAGGCTTAGAAAAAATTTTCCTATTAGTTGCTTTTTCAGATGCTGGATTAACATCTAAGTATAGTGGTGAGTTACTATTTTCAACTTCTGATTTTCCTATAAACATTGTTAGTGGTAAGGAGATTAAAGTAAGGAAAGGTGTAGGTGTCTATAAGTATAATATTTAA